The DNA region TGCGGAATTGCGAAGCCCTGCGTGAAATGCTTAGCATAGAGCTTCAACATAGACGCGGTAAATGTTATCGCTCACGGTGGCAACAAATATCAAATAGTCGTCTGCAAACCAATTAGTCGTGGACTGGCCATTTCAAGATGAGTGAACACTCACCAAGTCCCAAACCCTGACAGAGACGCCGACTCCATACTCGTAAAACACAGGCCGTGATCGAAAGAAGCGGGAAGAATCCTAGGAGGAAGAGACCAAGAGTTTGTAGTCCGCTATAGGGGTAGGGGCCCACTGGGCTGACGGAATAACTCGTTGCTATTGTTGACTCGTTGGACTGTGACATATCTATCGAGTCGGTTATTCAGTCTTTACCAAGACGAGGGTTGGCGAAAGTGCCAGAGGGCAAATCGAAAGCAGCACATCAATAGAAGTCGCGTGTGAGATATCTGGTTGCTTGTGTTGTTAGAAAAATGCGGTGACTTGAAGAAGTACGAGCAGGCAGAACCCATTGAAGGCCAGATGCCGGTCTCCCATGCCGTTTGCATTGCTCAAGGGGACGGTGAGAATGGCTTGCTTGATCACCCCAACCCAAGGGGTGCCAATGCTATGGTGCTGGGTATAAGTGGTAGACAACGCCACACTGGCGCAGTCACACCACACCGGCGAAAACACTCTATGAAACAGGACAAATTGATGAAGTCAGGTAGATGTCCGGCTCCAAGGAGAGACCTGCACTGTACCTGGTTCCTTGAGTTAACCAACCTTGGCACTCGTATTCCCATCATGTTaccctctccaacatgaGTATCGAACTTTTGGTCAGGTATCCAAGGAGATTGTTTGTGTTAGGAATAAGACCTTCGAGTTCGCCGACCATATCCCAATGGCTGCATGATATACCCGTGGTCCAATCCTTCCCGGTAAAGCGTGTGATCCTTCGACGACGGACAGACCCCTTTGCGGCAGTGAGAACCCTGGAATTTGAACCTGCTTGGGCGAAAGCATTTCTCCGATCCTTGTGATGGTCTCGCCCTCTGCGGCTAGTGCCGAGAAAGTGAAGTTGTCTTAGACACCTCTTCAGCAACAACTTTGGGCAGCACTTTCATCCGTTTGGGCTTGCATTGAATGGCGCGGCAATATGAACCCTTCTTGCCAGATACCTAAGGTATACTTGCTCGAGAGGTAAAATCGGATCAGGGCTGTCGACGATAGAAGAAAAAGTGATAACTAAGTGATAAAACCCCGAACACGATAGATTTTTTTAAATGTTGAAAAGAGAAGGCCTTTCAGTCAGACTTGTATCTCACAAGGCAACATTTTTCTGAGCCCGCGGTCCATTACATCGTGCTTTCCGGAGCCGGAGTGCATGAGCTGTGGCGTTAGGGTCAGTTCGACTGTGGCTGTTCATGGGAACTTGACAATCCGGAGAACACGGTGGAGAGGTTTCGAGACACTCTCGTCACGGGGAGGTATCATGTCGCGCATCGACTCTACCATAATGAGTGAAAGTAAACTTGCAAGTGCGATACCTGTAGCCGATGTTAGAAATGATTCGCAAACATAGAGTGATTTGCTTGGAAAGATGATAACCTAGACTTGCCCTTTTCAATAACATGGTACAAGTATTTTTGGTGTCTAATCAAGGAGACATGTGTAGCTTGTTGCGAATAGCTTCAGTGTTGACCAAATCGAGATATTTGTCATCAACGGTCAGGCTCCATCATCGAAAGTTTAGGCATTCGATTTCATCTGAAACCGTGACATGCCGGGGGTTTTCAACATGTCGCTGACGATCATCGCCCGAAAGCCGGTGTTTCGGACACCACACTACAAAGTAGTTGCTCTAAATCTCAGTCCCGGTGAGATCCAACGGCCGCGGAGGGGTTTATTGCACTACCGTGTACAGCGTTTACTAAAAAGACCGTTGCAGTTGGGGGGAATTGTACACGAGAGCAACTCATCGCGTGAGCTTATTTTTCTCAAAAGTCGTCGACAGAGCCGAATTGGCggccccaccatcaccccttTCATCTGCCATCTCCCGGGGCCGAGCCGTCCTTCCGGGCCTCCACACAGCGGGATGCCCCGGTGGCCAGCTCTCGGCAATAAAAGGGGAAATCGGCGGTCAGCGTATTCTTGTTGGATTGAGCAAACTTTCCATGATGGAAACAAACGAGATGGGGCGCTTCATAAGCATAGAAGGGGCATCGAAATCTTGGTCTTTGATGAAGTCCAGACCAGAGGACCCTATGATGCACAGAAATAGCTTCGAGAACAACCAGATGAAGCAGATCGATGGATCGCGACACAAGCAATGCCTGATTTTGAGATGCGCGGTCCAAGGCCAGGCCAGGGTTGGGATGGAAGATGGTGTGGGCACACCTGCTGCTCAGTACCGCCCTATTGGGATCGTTGGGGTTCTGATTCTGGCCTCTGATTGGACAGGAGATCTCTGATGTTTCATCACCCACACTTTATGTACTGCCAGCTCAGAgcccctcttccttttctgtGAGCTTGTGCCTTTTCCAAGCTTCCATCTCAAGCCTCAGTGGCCCAGCCTCCCAACTTTCTGATCCAAGTTGGGCGCTCACCAGCCCCTTCCACTTTGTTCATTTTTTGCATTGTGCTTATTGTCTCGTTGTTTGTCTGGCGCTCTGCTCGTCTGTTCGTCTGTTCGTCTGCTCGTCCGCGCAAACCGAGCAAATCAGGGCACGGGGACAGGCAGCAAGCTTGATGGCCGGAACTTCAGATGACGGAGCTCTGTCCGTTAGTATATCTCTGCCAGGCATTAATGTTCCAAGCTCGATGTTGCACAGCCGCATGCTGCACCTCGAAGCTattcttcagcttcttcttcgtaCTACTGGCCTGTCTGTAATTAGCAACTGGTATTTTGAAATCAAAAGTCCATCCGCCCGACCGACCCGTTGACTGTCTCTATGCTTGTTGGGTCCGAAGCTGCATTGCATGGAGGCACAAGGCAGGCTGACAGCTTCGGTctgatgagatggatggatgtatAAGGCCGAGGAAGCCCAATTCATCTGgtcttcctctcctttcAGGCCCCTTtatccaccaacccaccacgGCCCTGTCTTTCAAGCTTCTTTTGCTGGAGATCTCGTGGATATCCATCTCCGTTGAAACCAAACAAGCGAGAGCTGCTATGAGTCCGTGCACCCGCTAAGGCTCAGCTCTGGGCGAAACAGCGATCTCCCAATCACCGTAGCGGAGGGTGGCCCTGGCGTTGTTCCCGTCTGCTTCTACCCCCGAAATCGCGGACCTCGGGgccgtctttttttttgattcCCATCTTCACCACTTCGTTCCAACTCGACAGTGGATTGAACGCCCGTTGTCAGCCATTGGCTCTCGTCCTCGCTATGTGCTTCTGACCAGTTACACTCCTTGCATATTCCCTCGTTTGAACAGCGGGACCAGACCCCTTAACAGTCGTTAATCAGGCGGCAGTGACACACAATTGGTGAGTGAGGTCGAAAGTGAGGTACCGCGAGGCGATCTCTCTCGGGTCGAgtgtgggttgggtgtttgggttttgcGGGAGGGTCGCGATACGACACCATTGTCGTCACCGGTCGAGCTGTGCTGTGCTAATAACTAATTTGTCTAATCGTTGGCAGCCTCATCTTCCGCGCGCACATACACGCACACATTCCGAACGTTTTTTTGTCGCTGGACCCGACAACTAATTGGCGCCAGATGCTCTGGGACAACGCGCCTAATCTTTATTCTCTGTTTTGGCGCTGCTGACTGCGCGCCGCttggattttgagggggcGCGCATATCCGTccaaccaccaaactcgTTCGGCAATTTTTGGCCTTCCAGCCACGCATTTTCCAAGGTCTCCAAGTCTCCCGACCTCCAGCTTTTTCGCACCTCCACGCAGCCGCAGCTGTGTCCttgctgctctgctctgTTGGATCCCCCGGATGGTCTAGGACCTCACGATCTTGCTTCCATTCTTACATTCCCTCCACACCATTGTTAATTTTGCGCTTTGCGGTCTCTCAGAGCCAAGATTCCCGGCTTTCCGGAATTCCTACGGTGAGTGAAGGCCAGCTGGAAGCTCCGCAACAGTTcacacaccaaccccaccatcattgCATGAATCCTTGATCAGGAACAGCCTCTGATCTGGCAACCCGACAGCAGCTTCCAGCCCCGTCCCCAGACCCTTGCCACCGCCGTCACCACGCTGAGTGGTGACAGTCCCGCTTTCGCCTTGTCGACCACACCAGCCCCCGCTGGTGCTTTGGGAGACCTTGCTGCTGGCAGTCAAGAAGGTTCCCTTCGCGACCCTAGCgatttccaccacccaacctccccgtcttTTTTCCagcgccagcaacagcagcagcaaacctTCCAACCTCGCCCCGGCACTGTCACGCCCCAGCAACGCGAAGACAGATCCCCCACACCGTCTTCACACAGGACTCTCCGTCGCACTCCGCGCTTCTCGGCTACTCCCAGTCCACGACCTTCCGAGACCCAGCGCCGACCGCACTTTGAGGCAGCCGCTGGTGGAGCTGTCCCACCGCCGATATTCTCTCTTCCCGGTGCTCGCAACAGCTTTGGTCAACCCGAACAGGTATTCAGTTCCCTTCGACGACAGCTCTCCCAGGATCTcagtgacgacgacgaagagacCTCCACTGTCTTGCCGTATCTCTACGGTCACCAGCGCCTTTCTTCCTCTACCAAGGACAAGccgcctcaccccctccttaGCCTCTCCAAGCAGACCCAAAGCGCCATCCTTTGGACCCTTGAGGAAGCACTTCGCCAGCCCAATTCGTTTTCGCCTGACTTTGTCGAAGAAAACGCTTCGATGGCCGATCTTCTTGCTGGCGGTGgccctaccaccaccaatggcAATGGTGGTGCGACCACGCGACCAACAGCGCCTCCAACCCAAGCTGGATCCCCTCAGCAAGTAATTCGTGGCCCTAGGATGATCATGCGAGAGCGTGCCGAGCGCGAAGCGAGACAGAGAGCCGAACGGGAGCAGATGGAGCGCGCTCGtgctgaagaagaggctCGTTTGCTTGAAGAGTCTCGGCGACGTGCTGCTGAGCGCAGAGCTCCCGTTGCTGGCGCTGCTCCAGAGATCAGCCACACCCCCAGTGACCCAGCTTCTCAGCGACGACAACAGCGTGCCCAGGAAGCCAGTGGCCACACCCGgatgccatcatcatccttggcccagcagcaaccctcTGCTATCCCACCTCCACTGAGACCTAGAAATGCTCAGACCCCGCAGAACTTTAGCTCTACGCCCCAGCCGGGTGCCGGAGCAGCCCCATCGCAACCTGGCGTGGACTCGACATCACAAGCCATGGGCTCCACTCGGGTTAAGAATTCGTTTCCTCATGCTTTTGAGCGCTGGGAGGCCCTGTCTGCGCACTGGGAAGGTATGACCAGCTTTTGGTTGCGCAGGCTTCAGGAAAATACAGATGAGGCTGAGCGAAACCCAATATCGTCTCAGCTCTCTCGTCAAGTTGCAGACTTGTCGGCTGCAGGCGCCAATCTCTTCCATGCCGTTGTCGAACTGCAGAGACTGCGTGCCAGTTCTGAGAGGAAGTTTCAACGTTGGTTTTACGAAACTCGTTCTGCTGAAGAGCGTCATCAGGAAGTCAATGCTACCCTGCACGCTCAACTTGAGCAGGAGCAACAGCGACGAATTGAGGCTGCTGACAATGCGGCGAAATACGAAGCTGAGAACGCCAAGCTTCAGAAATTGGTTACCGAAATGCGACGCGAATTGCTCATCTCCAAGGAAGAAGCCCGCCGGGCGTGGGAGGAGCTTGGTCGCCGCGAACAGGAAGAGCGTGAGCGTGTCGCTGCTTTGCAGCAAGGCGCTCCAACCACTGTTGGGGGTGTGCCCGTTGTCGTGATGACTCAAAGTGTCCCGAGCCGTGAGCCAAGCCGTCACCAGCGTTCGCAAAGCCAGCAAACCGCCGACACTTCGGAATACATCGCTGCCCAAGGGCCTCAATACCCCGACTATGCTCAATCCACGACTTCTCAACCTCGCGCTTCTTCACCGGACAACCACCCAGGATATTTCGTTCCGACCAAtgaacctcctcgccaagctcAGTATGCTGCCGAGTCTGAAGCTGGTTACGACGAAGGTACGTGTTCCTGTACCTGACACTGCCCAACTGATGTGAGCAAGATGCTAACCGAGAAGCAGATGATTATGATGAAACCCCGACTTCTCAAGCTGAACAGACAAATTACCCACCGTCCAGTTCCCAGTGGGCAGGCACGTACACTGGACAACCCGACTATTCAGGACAAAGTTTTGCGGCTCCCGGTTGGGAACAAATGcctcgacaccaccatccaactCGGCTCAGTGACGTTCTAGAGGAAGACGAGCGCAGTCGGACATCGGCGAGCCAAGTCAGTCGAGCCTGACAATGACAGTAAATGATTCTAATAAGAAACCCTGCACAAATTATGTTCGGCATAAACGACCATGACCCAACGTTTCATGAGACAGGACACATATTTCTGGCTTGGCTCGCATAGAACAGATTTCTCTTTCTGCGGTACTGTTTTGGGTGTTCAACGCATCGACTGACGCTCTTGGTTTCTTCGGCATCAAGACGTGGGGGCTACTATCTTCACAAACTCGCATTAATCACAATtgtccatctcatccccatACGACTCTCGAAGCTTTCTCATAGATCTCGTATCTTGCGGCAAAGCTTTGAAGGTGGTACAATACTCACGACATATGTGTGCATACGACTTTGCGGTGTTTCCGGCATTCTGGCTTTTTTTTCAAACTTCATTGGCGCGGCGTTTTGTTATCATGCGACCAAGACAGGCGTGGTGTTTTTCTCAGGGGAAAGCATTCCATTTTGATGCTTGTCCGGCGGTGCCTTGTTTGCTACCGTGGACAAGCGGGTTCGGAGTACAAACGGGTTGTTCATTTCTCAaaacggggaggggggggggctgaCTTCCATGATGGGGAAAAGACAAGTTTTCCCATGACGGATTAGATGACAATGTCCATATATCGATGCGACGATGCATGTTTCCCGATATCCCTCGACAAAGGTTTCTGTGGTGCGGCGACTTGCCCTCTGCTCGGTGCTGTGGGCGGGAAGGATGGTGGATAATTTTTGGTAATGAGATGGACGAGATGTCACAAGAGCGTGAAGAGTTATTTTTTTCAATTCACGGAAAGGTGGCAGAAAGTCAAAATGGGGGGCAGCGCCGGGTTTCGTCGGGGGGGGGCAAGACGAGACGCTTTATGGAGCGGACATGGAAACTATGGAGAGGGGCGGTATTTTTGtagtttttatttttggaCAGGTGAAGGTTCGAAGGGGGAATGGCTGACGAGGTGGCGTTGGCTGGGCTATGGTTTTCACGTTCCAGTGTCGTTTGATGGCTCACAGAGGTCAACATTGGTCACAAATTAGTAGCCCCGGAGGGTGTTGACCTTGTGTACGAGTTACTTTCGGTATTGGGACGTTTTTCTCGGTGGTCCGCTGCCGACACCGGCAAGTccgggaggggggtttgtcCATGGTCTGTTTGGTGTTCCTAGTTCAATTCAAAACCTGTCATCTGAACATCTGTGGAATCGTGCATTGCTTCATGTGTGCCTTTGTGACGTGAAATAGTGGGGATTGAGATGGTAAGACACCACCAAGATTTAGTGACATAAGCGGTGGGGGCGGCCCCTGTAGCTGCGTAGCATTCAGGTACTTGAACAGCTCTCGTTTGGCGGCTCGCGCCGACACCTTTGACGTTGTCATTGAACCAGCTGCTTGAGAACTCAATTTCTACCACGCGACACGCATACTGTCACAAGGGGTGCGGTCGTATAAGAGTACGGGCGGCTAGGCATAAGATCTCCCAAGACCCCGCGTGGAAAAGCCGTTGATCAGAGTAAAGATGGGGGCGTCGTCACTGAGGCTACTCATACGGCCTGGTGTGTTGAGTTGCCGGTATATATAcgctctttttttcccccttcatTTCCAACTCCCTGGGGTTTCTGTTCGGATTTGAAAACGGGAACTCAATTCCTTCAAGATGAAAGCAACTgacattctcctcctcctcagcagcaccCTCTCAAGAACCAGCACCGCCgctctcatcaacaacagaaaaACTAGCCCCTCACTATtccgcccaccaccacaaccaccatggCTCGTCACCACCAGAGGCTTCAGAGATGACACCTTCTCCAAGCCTTCATCCTCAATAGGCAAAAGATGGACCAGACCTGACTCTGCCACCCCATCAGAATGGGAGGCCCCttcctttgcctttgcctttgaGTAAGCCctttcttcccacccccgacCTGGTCTCTTATACTGATGATAATCCCAGCATCGacggcgtcctcctccacgaaAAAGCCCCTCTCGCCGGCGCGGCCCAGACCCTCGCGCTGCTGGACTACTACCACATCCcattcatcctcctcaccaacggcggcggcaagtTCGAGGCCGACCGCGTGGCGGAGCTGAACGAGAAGCTGGGCAGCCACATGACAACTGAGAATTTCTGCCAGTCTCACACCCCGTTTCAGGAGCTGTTGCCAGTGTACCGGGACAAGACCATCTTGGTGACGGGGAGTGACTACGAGAAGTGCAGGGAGATCATGAAGAGGTATGGGTTCAGGAGTGTGGTCACGCCGGTGGACATCTTCAGGGCGGCGCCCGAGGTGTTTCCTTTTGATACCGTCCGGgggaaggtggggagggatttGCCGAAGCCAATctggaggccgaggaaggaAGCCGGGGAGCATCATCAAGGGACGaaggggatggtgagggataCTGAGCa from Podospora pseudoanserina strain CBS 124.78 chromosome 1, whole genome shotgun sequence includes:
- a CDS encoding hypothetical protein (EggNog:ENOG503NVTX) — translated: MADLLAGGGPTTTNGNGGATTRPTAPPTQAGSPQQVIRGPRMIMRERAEREARQRAEREQMERARAEEEARLLEESRRRAAERRAPVAGAAPEISHTPSDPASQRRQQRAQEASGHTRMPSSSLAQQQPSAIPPPLRPRNAQTPQNFSSTPQPGAGAAPSQPGVDSTSQAMGSTRVKNSFPHAFERWEALSAHWEGMTSFWLRRLQENTDEAERNPISSQLSRQVADLSAAGANLFHAVVELQRLRASSERKFQRWFYETRSAEERHQEVNATLHAQLEQEQQRRIEAADNAAKYEAENAKLQKLVTEMRRELLISKEEARRAWEELGRREQEERERVAALQQGAPTTVGGVPVVVMTQSVPSREPSRHQRSQSQQTADTSEYIAAQGPQYPDYAQSTTSQPRASSPDNHPGYFVPTNEPPRQAQYAAESEAGYDEDDYDETPTSQAEQTNYPPSSSQWAGTYTGQPDYSGQSFAAPGWEQMPRHHHPTRLSDVLEEDERSRTSASQVSRA
- a CDS encoding hypothetical protein (COG:G; EggNog:ENOG503NW9E), which produces MGASSLRLLIRPGVLSCRTLSRTSTAALINNRKTSPSLFRPPPQPPWLVTTRGFRDDTFSKPSSSIGKRWTRPDSATPSEWEAPSFAFAFDIDGVLLHEKAPLAGAAQTLALLDYYHIPFILLTNGGGKFEADRVAELNEKLGSHMTTENFCQSHTPFQELLPVYRDKTILVTGSDYEKCREIMKRYGFRSVVTPVDIFRAAPEVFPFDTVRGKVGRDLPKPIWRPRKEAGEHHQGTKGMVRDTEQEEREGKLEDHLKVEAMFVLNDPRDWALDVQVFMDLLQSKQGYVGTYSEENNKGRWQGDGQPKLFFSNSDLIWAAKYHLPRFGQGAFQHALVGIWKEVTEGKKELVRTCFGKPHRETYEYAEEMLVRHRGGWLRAKGYKEGEIEGGLKRIYMVGDNPESDIAGANDYDGKGKYGTEWVSLLVETGVFDATRMNFKDGDVRKADVVKPNVAEAVKWALRNEGWVDE